One genomic window of Gemmatimonadales bacterium includes the following:
- a CDS encoding DinB family protein, which produces MSPLSDLIHGRGVHIDPIRCVEDLTRELAAQNVPDLPHSIWQILGHMNYWIDWGLKRIEGVETGLEDEQASWPTIAGLEDDLAWQHEVGFFRTNLDQLATLADARASTLSRILDRNTGRTVEGLLWELVLHNSYHLGQIVQLRRLLHAWPPSGR; this is translated from the coding sequence ATGAGTCCGCTCTCCGATTTGATCCATGGTCGCGGGGTCCATATCGACCCGATCCGGTGTGTCGAAGACCTGACGCGAGAGCTGGCCGCTCAGAACGTTCCGGACCTGCCGCACAGTATCTGGCAGATCCTTGGCCACATGAACTACTGGATCGATTGGGGCCTCAAACGGATCGAAGGTGTCGAAACCGGCCTTGAGGACGAGCAGGCCAGCTGGCCGACGATAGCCGGGCTGGAGGACGATCTCGCCTGGCAGCACGAAGTGGGCTTCTTCCGAACCAACCTGGATCAGCTGGCAACGCTGGCCGATGCACGGGCCTCGACCCTGTCGCGCATTCTCGACCGAAACACCGGCCGGACCGTCGAGGGGCTTCTCTGGGAATTGGTACTGCACAACAGCTACCATCTGGGCCAGATCGTCCAGCTGCGCAGACTGCTGCACGCCTGGCCGCCTTCAGGCCGCTAG
- a CDS encoding YkgJ family cysteine cluster protein produces the protein MDPDSSPRADSRPPRMTPGSYLPLLAELDRWQAQAASDHPGVIPCRAGCTACCHGPFDISIADVAALIDAVGSLPESTRHEILARASVHADAVRALEPEWAAPYDIRAIGDERFDRLSDALAALPCPLLDDAGRCLVYHARPAVCRLMGLGLVNERQDVIDNSCPIQEDFPSYRALEPQYFALDAWEDAEESCRRAAAVQLTADSAAAEYETTVAMALLAWPIRPAAT, from the coding sequence GTGGATCCTGATAGCAGCCCACGCGCTGACAGCCGCCCGCCGCGCATGACGCCGGGCAGCTACCTCCCGCTCCTCGCCGAGCTGGATCGGTGGCAGGCCCAGGCAGCCAGCGACCACCCTGGCGTGATACCCTGCCGGGCAGGCTGTACTGCCTGCTGTCACGGCCCGTTCGACATCTCGATTGCGGACGTGGCGGCATTGATCGATGCCGTCGGGAGCCTGCCAGAGAGTACCCGGCACGAGATCCTGGCCCGGGCCAGCGTCCACGCCGACGCCGTCCGCGCGCTCGAACCCGAGTGGGCCGCCCCGTACGATATCCGCGCCATCGGTGATGAACGCTTCGACCGACTGAGCGATGCCCTGGCAGCCTTGCCGTGCCCGCTGCTCGACGATGCCGGGCGCTGTCTCGTCTACCATGCGCGCCCAGCTGTCTGCCGCCTGATGGGACTCGGCCTGGTCAACGAGCGTCAGGACGTGATCGACAACAGCTGTCCGATTCAGGAGGACTTCCCAAGCTATCGCGCTCTGGAGCCGCAGTATTTTGCGCTCGATGCGTGGGAAGATGCGGAAGAGTCGTGTCGCAGGGCTGCCGCCGTGCAACTTACTGCCGACTCGGCCGCTGCCGAGTACGAAACGACGGTTGCCATGGCGCTGCTGGCGTGGCCCATCCGACCAGCCGCCACGTAA
- a CDS encoding arylesterase, which yields MIAGSGFRFILVALVLTGCGSRPEQSPPPPPPPPPSAADAAAVDSTPTIVFLGTSLTAGYGLPDPKLAYPALIQRKLDSAGLRYRAVNRGVSGETSAGALRRIDWILREGKVAVLLVETGANDGLRGQNPDSTRANIQAIFDRALRLEPAPRLVLTGMEALPNLGADYTSRFRAIYPDLARSNRAALVPFLLEGVAGVDSLNQADGIHPTARGQEVVAENVWRVLRGVLSSEAAGTP from the coding sequence ATGATAGCCGGATCGGGGTTCCGTTTCATTCTGGTGGCCCTGGTACTGACCGGGTGCGGGTCCAGGCCCGAGCAGTCGCCGCCGCCCCCACCTCCCCCCCCGCCGTCAGCTGCCGATGCAGCGGCAGTAGACTCCACTCCGACCATCGTCTTTCTTGGCACCAGTCTCACGGCGGGGTATGGGCTGCCCGATCCGAAGCTGGCGTATCCTGCCCTGATACAGCGCAAGCTGGATTCGGCCGGCCTGCGATATCGGGCCGTCAATCGCGGGGTCAGCGGCGAGACCTCGGCGGGCGCGCTCCGGCGGATCGACTGGATCCTGCGTGAGGGCAAGGTCGCCGTTTTGCTGGTGGAAACAGGCGCCAACGACGGTTTGCGTGGTCAGAATCCAGATTCGACCAGGGCCAACATCCAAGCCATTTTCGATCGCGCGCTCCGGCTGGAACCCGCGCCCAGGCTGGTACTGACGGGGATGGAGGCGCTGCCGAACCTCGGGGCGGACTACACCAGTCGTTTTCGGGCGATTTATCCGGACCTGGCGCGCAGCAACCGCGCGGCGCTAGTGCCGTTTCTGCTGGAAGGTGTGGCCGGGGTCGACTCGCTCAACCAGGCCGACGGGATCCACCCGACGGCCCGCGGTCAGGAGGTCGTCGCGGAGAACGTCTGGCGCGTTCTCCGCGGTGTGCTTAGTTCGGAGGCAGCAGGTACACCGTAA
- a CDS encoding glycerophosphodiester phosphodiesterase, which translates to MRPGPIVIGHRGASGYRPEHTLESYRLAIAQGADVIEPDLVMTRDGVLVARHENEIGQTTDAAIKYPERRRTALIDGAEYTGWFVEDFSLAEIRTLRARERLSFRSHDHDGLYQIPTLDEVIDFVQAEERRLGRRIGIYPETKHPSHHEALGLPITEALLLTLDRFGYRERGDPVYIQSFETANLRWARERTRLRLVQLIEPRGRPADFVLAGDLRAYADLIASGGLKALAEYVDGIGVAKELVQPIGAEGRLDPPTTLVAEAHRAGLFVHVWTLRADPEYLPAGYDGDAEREVRHFADLGVDGIFTDFPDIAVRALGRRSQ; encoded by the coding sequence ATGCGGCCCGGGCCGATCGTGATCGGGCACCGCGGCGCGTCGGGGTACCGCCCCGAACACACCCTCGAATCCTACCGGCTCGCCATTGCCCAGGGCGCCGACGTCATCGAGCCGGATCTCGTGATGACGCGGGACGGCGTCTTGGTGGCGCGCCATGAGAACGAGATCGGCCAGACCACCGATGCCGCGATCAAGTACCCGGAACGACGCCGCACTGCCCTCATCGATGGTGCCGAGTATACCGGCTGGTTCGTCGAGGACTTTTCCCTCGCCGAGATCAGGACGCTGCGGGCCCGCGAACGGCTCAGCTTCCGATCTCACGATCACGACGGCCTGTACCAGATTCCGACCTTGGACGAGGTAATCGACTTCGTTCAGGCGGAGGAGCGACGGCTGGGTCGACGAATCGGGATCTATCCGGAAACCAAACATCCCAGTCACCACGAGGCGTTGGGCCTCCCGATTACCGAAGCACTGCTGCTGACGCTCGACCGTTTCGGGTATCGAGAACGCGGGGATCCTGTCTATATCCAGTCGTTCGAGACGGCCAACCTGCGCTGGGCCCGGGAACGGACTCGACTCCGCCTGGTCCAGCTGATCGAGCCGCGCGGACGCCCGGCCGACTTCGTTCTGGCGGGAGACCTCCGCGCCTATGCCGACCTGATCGCGAGCGGCGGACTGAAGGCCCTGGCTGAGTATGTCGATGGCATCGGTGTGGCCAAGGAACTGGTCCAGCCGATTGGTGCGGAGGGACGGCTCGACCCGCCTACCACGCTCGTGGCCGAGGCGCATCGGGCCGGGTTGTTCGTTCATGTCTGGACTCTGCGAGCCGATCCGGAGTATTTGCCTGCTGGGTATGACGGCGATGCAGAGCGCGAAGTACGGCACTTTGCCGATCTCGGCGTCGATGGAATCTTTACCGACTTTCCCGATATTGCGGTGCGGGCTCTCGGCCGGCGCAGTCAATGA
- a CDS encoding ABC transporter ATP-binding protein: protein MKRNPDPAIIGPMSKSSSAMLECSGLTQTYLSGGRQLTVLNNITFSLEHGGFLAIVGPSGSGKTTLLGLLAGLDRPSAGRVMLDGHDLGAMTEDERAQLRGQKVGFVFQSFHLIPTLTARENVQVPLELRGEPAADRAQELLTRVGLGDRSHHYPTQLSGGEQQRVALARAFASRPQILFADEPTGNLDAKTGGSIVDLILELNREWGTTLVLVTHDRDLAARAGRIIRLTDGHVVEDTAAAA from the coding sequence ATGAAACGGAACCCCGATCCGGCTATCATTGGACCCATGTCCAAGTCCTCGTCAGCTATGCTTGAATGCTCCGGCCTCACCCAGACCTATCTGTCGGGGGGACGCCAGCTTACCGTGCTGAACAATATCACGTTCAGCCTCGAACACGGGGGGTTCCTGGCCATCGTCGGCCCCTCCGGCAGCGGCAAAACCACCCTACTCGGCCTGCTGGCGGGACTGGACCGGCCGAGTGCCGGGCGGGTCATGCTGGACGGCCATGATTTGGGAGCCATGACGGAAGACGAGCGCGCCCAGCTCCGAGGCCAGAAGGTCGGCTTCGTCTTCCAGTCGTTTCATCTGATTCCGACCCTGACCGCCCGCGAAAACGTCCAGGTCCCGCTCGAACTCCGGGGCGAACCTGCGGCCGACCGGGCCCAGGAACTCCTGACCCGGGTCGGGCTGGGCGACCGGTCACACCACTACCCGACCCAGTTGTCTGGGGGTGAGCAGCAGCGAGTAGCGCTGGCCCGCGCCTTCGCCTCCCGGCCGCAGATTCTCTTTGCCGACGAGCCGACGGGCAACCTCGACGCGAAAACAGGCGGGTCGATCGTCGACCTGATACTCGAGCTCAACCGCGAGTGGGGCACCACCCTGGTGCTGGTGACCCACGACCGCGACCTCGCCGCGCGGGCCGGGCGGATCATCAGACTGACGGATGGCCACGTGGTCGAGGACACCGCGGCGGCCGCATGA
- a CDS encoding FtsX-like permease family protein, giving the protein MNLPFVFKLAWRESRAARRRLIMLVASVAAGVAALVAINGFTENLRTSVGTQAKVLLGADLVITGRRAFTEPIKQLVDTLVRGDTTGSDRGASAQVTSFAAMAYVTTTSAVRLVQIRGVEAGYPFYGDIQTTPSGRWATLGPGRAVVDPALLTALNAELGDTLAIGDGRFVIDATVANIPGDVGVATAFGPRVFLTATDLAVTGLLQFGSRVEYEWFIKLPSATEARAEQLAAQRRDDLRALRYRIRSVDEDREDLAGTLTRLGNYLGLVALVALLLGGLGVASATHLFIRRKLDTIAILRCLGATSGQVFLAYLVQALAMGLLGSILGAALGVGIQQFLPYLFLDLLPVDVTIAIAPAAVAIGIGLGIWVALVFALLPLLGVRRVSPLVTLRRGEEPSGSRKDPLAWIAFVLLAASVYGLAAVQVRDAREGAYFAASVGVVVLVLWLASLGLIKALRRWFPTRWPYLWRQGLANLYRPANQTGTVILALGFGAFLLATLYLVQHNLLREFRVGGGSGERPNVMFFDMQPDQVAGVMSILEGADVEGSAPVPIIGMRVHSIRGRPVMQLQTPVDSPDLDDLDQDEVDTAAPSDSGMPRGWAVRREYRSTYRDSLTDSERIVAGSWWSGPRGNGPARISLDREIAGDLRVRVGDEIVWDVQGVQVPSVVTNLREVDWGRFQTNFYVVFEEGVLNDAPQMLVTLARIDSAAVRGRLQRQIAERYPNVAAIDLSQVQEVIESVLSKASLAVRFLALFSLAAGTIVLVGAVTTARLQRLREGVLLKTLGATRAQVLRILVAEYAALGIMAALVAIVLSSVAGWALARFVFEARYDLPIGALSGLTALLVGLTLLVGLWSSAEVLKRPPLAILRSDT; this is encoded by the coding sequence ATGAACCTGCCGTTCGTCTTCAAACTCGCCTGGCGGGAAAGTCGCGCCGCGCGACGGCGTCTGATCATGCTGGTGGCCTCGGTTGCCGCCGGGGTCGCAGCGCTGGTAGCGATCAACGGCTTTACCGAGAACCTGCGCACTTCGGTTGGTACGCAAGCGAAGGTTCTGCTGGGCGCCGACCTCGTGATCACGGGCCGGCGCGCCTTTACCGAACCGATCAAGCAGCTGGTCGACACTCTGGTGCGCGGCGATACGACCGGGTCCGATCGTGGCGCCTCGGCGCAGGTTACCAGCTTCGCAGCCATGGCCTATGTCACCACGACGTCGGCCGTCCGGCTGGTCCAGATTCGCGGCGTCGAGGCGGGCTATCCGTTTTACGGCGACATCCAGACCACACCGTCGGGCCGCTGGGCCACGCTGGGCCCCGGTCGGGCCGTGGTCGACCCTGCCCTGCTCACCGCCCTCAATGCCGAGCTCGGCGACACGCTGGCCATCGGCGATGGCCGATTCGTGATCGATGCCACGGTAGCCAACATCCCTGGCGATGTCGGCGTGGCTACCGCCTTCGGGCCCAGGGTCTTTCTGACGGCAACGGACCTGGCGGTCACCGGCTTGCTGCAGTTCGGATCACGGGTCGAGTACGAGTGGTTTATCAAGCTGCCGAGCGCCACCGAAGCGCGGGCGGAGCAGCTGGCCGCCCAGCGGCGTGATGACCTGCGCGCCTTGCGCTATCGGATCCGCAGCGTCGATGAGGATCGTGAGGATCTGGCCGGTACGCTGACCCGACTCGGCAATTATCTGGGCCTGGTCGCGCTGGTAGCGCTCCTCCTGGGCGGGCTCGGCGTGGCGAGCGCCACCCATCTCTTCATCCGGCGCAAGCTCGACACGATTGCCATTCTCCGCTGCCTCGGCGCCACCTCCGGTCAGGTGTTTCTGGCCTATCTCGTCCAGGCCCTGGCCATGGGCTTGCTCGGCAGCATTCTGGGCGCAGCCCTGGGCGTCGGGATTCAGCAGTTCCTGCCGTACTTGTTCCTCGACCTGCTCCCCGTCGACGTCACGATTGCCATTGCGCCGGCGGCAGTGGCGATCGGAATCGGCCTGGGCATTTGGGTTGCGCTGGTTTTTGCGCTGCTGCCGCTCCTGGGCGTGCGCCGTGTCTCGCCGCTGGTCACACTCCGGCGAGGCGAGGAGCCCTCCGGCTCGCGCAAGGACCCGTTGGCCTGGATCGCCTTCGTGCTGCTCGCGGCAAGCGTCTACGGTCTGGCCGCAGTCCAGGTGCGGGATGCCCGCGAAGGGGCGTACTTCGCCGCGTCAGTCGGTGTTGTCGTGCTGGTGCTGTGGCTGGCGTCGCTCGGCCTCATCAAGGCGCTACGGCGCTGGTTCCCGACCCGCTGGCCGTATCTCTGGCGACAGGGGCTGGCCAACCTCTACCGCCCGGCCAACCAGACCGGGACCGTAATCCTGGCCCTCGGGTTCGGCGCCTTCCTGCTCGCGACGCTCTACCTCGTTCAGCACAACCTGCTGCGCGAATTTCGAGTTGGCGGGGGCTCGGGCGAGCGGCCCAACGTGATGTTCTTCGACATGCAGCCTGACCAGGTTGCCGGCGTCATGAGCATTCTCGAGGGGGCGGACGTCGAGGGCAGTGCTCCGGTGCCGATCATCGGGATGCGGGTCCACTCGATTCGGGGTCGACCCGTGATGCAGTTGCAGACGCCCGTCGATTCCCCGGACCTCGACGACCTCGACCAGGATGAGGTCGACACGGCCGCACCAAGCGACAGCGGCATGCCCCGTGGCTGGGCGGTGCGGCGCGAGTACCGCTCCACTTATCGTGACAGCCTGACCGATTCCGAGCGGATCGTGGCGGGCTCATGGTGGAGCGGACCGCGTGGTAACGGTCCGGCGCGGATTTCCCTGGATCGCGAAATCGCCGGCGACCTCCGGGTTCGGGTCGGCGATGAGATCGTCTGGGACGTCCAAGGTGTCCAGGTCCCAAGCGTAGTCACCAACCTGCGCGAAGTCGATTGGGGTCGGTTCCAGACCAATTTCTATGTCGTCTTCGAAGAGGGCGTCCTCAACGACGCGCCGCAAATGCTGGTAACCCTGGCCCGCATCGACAGCGCTGCGGTGCGCGGACGGTTGCAGCGGCAGATCGCGGAACGTTACCCCAATGTTGCCGCGATCGACCTGTCACAAGTGCAGGAAGTGATCGAGAGCGTGCTGAGCAAAGCCAGTCTCGCCGTCAGGTTCCTGGCCCTCTTCAGCCTGGCCGCCGGCACCATCGTCCTGGTAGGCGCCGTCACTACGGCGCGGCTCCAGCGGCTCCGGGAGGGCGTCCTGCTCAAGACCCTGGGCGCCACACGTGCCCAGGTACTCCGCATTCTGGTTGCCGAGTACGCCGCGCTCGGCATCATGGCGGCGCTGGTTGCCATCGTGCTCTCGTCGGTTGCCGGGTGGGCCCTGGCCCGGTTCGTCTTTGAAGCGCGGTACGACCTGCCCATTGGAGCGCTGTCCGGCTTGACGGCTCTGCTGGTCGGGCTCACGTTGCTGGTTGGTCTCTGGAGCAGTGCGGAGGTTCTCAAACGGCCCCCGCTCGCCATTCTACGATCCGACACTTAG
- a CDS encoding enoyl-[acyl-carrier-protein] reductase, translating into MLAIDLRGKRAFVAGVADDGGFGFAIAKALAEAGATVCLGTWPPAMGIFEKLLERGKMADSMRLADGSALSFERIYPLDAAYDTLDDAPAEIRENKRYRERGDFSIKGIADRLAADFGSPCLDILVHSLANGPEVRQPLLDTSRRGYLDAVGVSAYSNIAMIRTFAPLFRPGSSAVSLTYMASERVIPGYGGGMSSAKAALESDTRTLAFEAGRRIGIRVNTISAGPYASRAASAIGLIERMIRYTKQHSPLTRNFEATDVANAAAFLASPLAAGITGTVMYVDNGYHAMGMGVDESVLSASSE; encoded by the coding sequence ATGCTGGCAATCGACTTACGCGGAAAACGGGCATTCGTGGCCGGTGTGGCCGACGACGGCGGCTTCGGTTTCGCGATTGCCAAGGCGCTGGCCGAGGCTGGCGCCACCGTCTGCCTGGGAACCTGGCCTCCCGCAATGGGCATCTTCGAAAAGCTGCTCGAGCGCGGCAAGATGGCGGACTCGATGCGGCTCGCCGACGGATCCGCGCTGAGCTTCGAGCGGATCTACCCACTCGACGCGGCCTACGACACACTCGACGACGCACCGGCCGAGATTCGGGAGAATAAGCGGTACCGTGAACGAGGAGACTTCTCGATCAAGGGCATCGCGGATCGCCTGGCTGCCGATTTCGGATCGCCCTGTCTCGACATTCTGGTGCACAGCCTGGCCAATGGCCCGGAGGTGCGGCAGCCGCTGCTCGACACCAGCCGGCGCGGCTACCTCGACGCGGTGGGTGTCAGCGCCTACAGCAATATTGCCATGATCCGGACCTTTGCTCCGCTCTTCCGGCCCGGCAGTTCTGCGGTCTCGCTCACCTACATGGCAAGCGAGCGTGTCATTCCAGGTTACGGGGGCGGCATGTCGTCGGCCAAAGCGGCGCTTGAGTCGGACACCCGCACCCTCGCATTCGAGGCTGGCCGGCGGATCGGCATTCGCGTCAACACGATCTCGGCGGGCCCGTACGCTTCGCGCGCCGCGAGTGCCATCGGACTGATCGAACGGATGATTCGCTACACGAAGCAGCACAGCCCGCTGACCCGCAACTTCGAGGCAACCGATGTCGCCAACGCTGCGGCGTTCCTGGCCAGCCCCCTGGCCGCCGGAATTACTGGAACGGTGATGTACGTCGACAACGGCTACCACGCCATGGGCATGGGTGTCGACGAGTCCGTCCTGTCGGCCTCGTCCGAATGA
- a CDS encoding M20/M25/M40 family metallo-hydrolase — MSFSRAGLVGLALVSGAVSAAGAQDRKLTQWEQVARDLLAELVGYNTSQSGGEMTKAAEAMAARVRAAGFPASDVVVVESAPNKGNLIVRLRGRSSNKKPILLLSHHDVVEANPADWTLPPFEFLERDGTFYGRGVADDKDEGAIHLALIMRMKAEGYVPDRDIIVALTADEEGGPDNGVVWLLENRRDLVDAEFVLNEGGGGQLRDGVKVANAVQASEKKVQDFTLEVTNPGGHSSRPVKDNAISHLSAALVRIGAFDFPVRLNEVTRAYFTRTATLVEPKLGAAMRAIVANERDAAAAGTLSADPGYNSMLRTSCVATMLNAGHARNALPQRARANVNCRILPDETPEQVQQTLEGIIANPKVSITPVSRATDSPPSPLTPELMKQIERVTAEMWPGVPVLPTMSTGATDGLYFRNAGIPVYGVSGLFYGDSGAHGMNERISAEAFYEGLEFMYRLVKSLTNPGVS, encoded by the coding sequence ATGAGCTTTTCCCGCGCCGGCCTCGTCGGGCTCGCCCTCGTCTCCGGGGCCGTGTCGGCGGCCGGCGCGCAGGATCGGAAACTGACGCAGTGGGAGCAGGTAGCCCGCGATCTTCTCGCCGAGCTGGTCGGCTACAATACCTCACAATCCGGCGGCGAGATGACGAAGGCGGCCGAAGCCATGGCCGCCCGCGTCCGCGCGGCTGGTTTCCCCGCATCCGATGTCGTGGTCGTCGAGTCGGCACCGAACAAAGGCAATCTGATCGTGCGGTTGCGGGGTCGTTCGTCGAACAAGAAGCCGATCCTGCTCCTTTCGCACCACGATGTGGTTGAAGCCAACCCGGCCGACTGGACCCTCCCGCCGTTTGAGTTTCTCGAGCGTGACGGCACCTTCTACGGTCGAGGCGTGGCCGACGACAAGGATGAGGGGGCAATTCATCTCGCCCTGATCATGCGGATGAAGGCGGAAGGGTACGTACCCGATCGCGACATCATTGTGGCGCTGACCGCCGACGAAGAGGGTGGTCCGGACAACGGCGTGGTCTGGCTGCTCGAGAATCGCCGCGACCTGGTTGATGCCGAGTTCGTCCTCAACGAGGGCGGGGGCGGCCAGCTGCGCGATGGCGTCAAGGTGGCCAACGCGGTCCAGGCCAGCGAGAAGAAGGTCCAGGATTTCACGCTCGAGGTGACCAACCCGGGCGGACACAGTTCCCGCCCGGTCAAAGACAACGCCATCAGCCACTTGAGTGCGGCGCTCGTCCGCATCGGCGCGTTTGACTTCCCGGTCCGACTGAATGAAGTGACGCGGGCGTATTTCACCAGGACGGCGACGCTGGTCGAGCCCAAGCTGGGTGCGGCGATGCGCGCCATCGTGGCGAACGAACGGGATGCGGCTGCGGCTGGGACCTTGTCGGCCGATCCAGGCTACAACTCGATGCTGCGCACTTCATGCGTGGCTACCATGCTCAACGCGGGACACGCCCGAAACGCACTGCCGCAACGGGCCCGCGCCAATGTGAACTGTCGGATCCTGCCCGACGAGACGCCGGAGCAGGTGCAGCAGACGCTCGAAGGCATCATCGCCAATCCGAAGGTGTCGATCACGCCGGTCAGTCGCGCCACCGACAGCCCGCCTTCACCACTCACACCCGAGCTGATGAAGCAGATCGAGCGGGTTACCGCAGAGATGTGGCCCGGCGTACCGGTTCTGCCGACCATGAGTACGGGAGCTACCGACGGGCTCTACTTTCGAAACGCCGGCATCCCGGTCTATGGTGTGTCCGGCCTGTTCTACGGAGACAGCGGTGCGCACGGCATGAATGAGCGCATCTCGGCCGAGGCCTTCTATGAGGGTCTCGAGTTCATGTACCGCCTGGTCAAGAGTCTGACCAATCCTGGCGTGAGTTGA
- a CDS encoding DUF423 domain-containing protein, which produces MTAYRIAALAGILGAVGVGLGAFGAHGLAKRVPAADLVIFETATRYHLTHAVALLALAAWAAHAPSARLEWAAWAFTAGIAIFSGSLYLLVLTNTRWLGAITPLGGVALIAGWILIAAHALTAARRA; this is translated from the coding sequence ATGACGGCCTATCGGATCGCCGCCCTGGCGGGCATCCTGGGCGCAGTCGGCGTCGGTTTGGGCGCATTTGGTGCGCACGGATTGGCCAAGCGCGTGCCGGCTGCCGACCTCGTGATTTTCGAAACGGCGACGCGATACCATCTGACCCATGCGGTGGCGCTGCTTGCGCTCGCCGCATGGGCGGCGCATGCGCCCTCGGCGCGGCTCGAGTGGGCGGCTTGGGCCTTCACCGCGGGAATCGCGATCTTCTCGGGCAGCCTCTACCTGCTCGTCCTGACCAACACCCGCTGGCTCGGCGCAATTACACCGCTCGGCGGGGTCGCTCTGATTGCAGGGTGGATCCTGATAGCAGCCCACGCGCTGACAGCCGCCCGCCGCGCATGA